Proteins from one Nitrobacteraceae bacterium AZCC 2146 genomic window:
- a CDS encoding hypothetical protein (product_source=Hypo-rule applied; cleavage_site_network=SignalP-TM; pfam=PF07813; transmembrane_helix_parts=Inside_1_11,TMhelix_12_34,Outside_35_53,TMhelix_54_76,Inside_77_234), whose amino-acid sequence MIPRTLPMRMRSQLHLILGVSALVLLANAATVQAQGLVQGVQQGAKQGNRAAGPIGGVLGGAIGGVVGVVGGVLGVPASNSNVRGPVSGAAPGAKATRVAKGAKGKKGAEPAPEPQLTAEQVVANSDANIARIKTSLNLTPEQEKHWSGFNSAMHYLGNNGADRLKLRIARAQRDPPDDIIEQMRNEAQFLNDRAVDQRNVADAAEPLFASLDDKQKALFIEEMVRLSRERGLD is encoded by the coding sequence ATGATCCCACGGACACTGCCGATGCGCATGCGCTCCCAACTGCATCTCATTCTCGGCGTCAGCGCCCTCGTGCTGCTGGCGAACGCTGCAACCGTTCAGGCGCAGGGACTGGTGCAGGGCGTGCAGCAGGGCGCCAAGCAGGGCAACAGGGCCGCGGGACCGATCGGCGGCGTGCTGGGCGGTGCGATCGGTGGCGTCGTCGGCGTGGTTGGCGGCGTGCTCGGCGTGCCCGCCAGTAACAGCAATGTCCGCGGGCCGGTGTCCGGAGCGGCGCCCGGCGCGAAAGCGACCAGGGTGGCCAAGGGCGCCAAAGGCAAGAAGGGCGCCGAGCCGGCGCCCGAACCGCAACTCACTGCCGAGCAGGTGGTCGCCAACAGCGATGCCAACATCGCCCGGATCAAGACGTCGCTGAATCTCACGCCCGAGCAGGAGAAGCACTGGTCCGGCTTCAACAGCGCCATGCACTATCTCGGCAACAATGGCGCCGATCGTCTGAAGCTTCGCATTGCCCGCGCCCAGCGCGATCCCCCGGACGACATCATCGAGCAGATGCGTAATGAGGCCCAGTTCCTCAACGACCGCGCCGTCGATCAGCGCAACGTCGCCGACGCCGCCGAGCCGCTGTTCGCCAGCCTCGATGACAAGCAGAAGGCGCTGTTCATCGAGGAGATGGTGCGGCTCAGCCGCGAGCGCGGCCTCGACTGA